The following proteins come from a genomic window of Sardina pilchardus chromosome 13, fSarPil1.1, whole genome shotgun sequence:
- the scn2b gene encoding sodium channel subunit beta-2 produces the protein MPCKSQSRNKCWTSAVNLGYVGLVLFLAGGAAAMDVLVASQITALNGTKVKIGCTFTSCYKVENSKFAMNWSYQETANDTRDIFMIFHKNKMQPSGMRFGDRVKFVGNVEKNDLSVTLEDVQISDEGLYHCWVRNPPDRVLGLGTIELVVVTELPPPRDTTIAVVIGASVGGILALLILSMVVVKCVRRHRKQELISDEQKMEEEGKLDPEGGTEEGTKWSWQRDRRSAGASRAGQGIGCQTRAKPEPDLGQID, from the exons ATGCCTTGTAAATCGCAATCGCGAAACAAATGCTGGACATCAGCTGTCAACTTAGGCTATGTAGGACTGGTGCTTTTCTTGG CTGGAGGGGCTGCTGCTATGGACGTGCTGGTGGCCAGTCAGATCACAGCGCTCAACGGAACCAAGGTCAAAATCGGCTGCACCTTCACTTCCTGTTACAAGGTGGAAAACAGCAAGTTTGCCATGAACTGGAGCTACCAAGAGACAGCCAATGACACAAGGGATATT TTCATGATCTTCCACAAGAACAAGATGCAGCCCAGTGGAATGCGGTTTGGGGACCGGGTGAAGTTCGTGGGGAACGTGGAGAAGAACGATCTGTCGGTCACTCTGGAGGACGTGCAGATCTCCGACGAGGGCCTGTACCACTGCTGGGTGCGCAACCCACCAGACCGCGTTCTGGGCCTAGGGACCATCGAGCTCGTGGTGGTGACAGAGC TGCCGCCCCCTCGGGACACCACCATCGCCGTGGTGATAGGTGCGTCGGTGGGGGGCATCCTGGCCCTTCTCATCCTCTCCATGGTGGTGGTGAAGTGCGTGCGTCGACACCGGAAACAGGAGCTCATCTCCGACGAgcagaagatggaggaggagggcaagctGGATCCGGAGGGGGGCACGGAGGAGGGCACCAAGTGG AGCTGGCAGAGAGACAGGCGCAGCGCCGGTGCTAGCCGAGCCGGGCAGGGAATAGGGTGCCAGACCAGGGCCAAGCCcgagccagacctgggccagatCGACTGA